In the genome of Streptomyces violaceoruber, the window TGGAACCGACCGATGTCGAGGGGACCTATGTGCAGCGCGGGTTCCTGCCCCGCTGGCTGGCGACGTTCCTGGGCATCGCGCTGGCGCTGGCCATCGCCTTCGTGATGATCTGGATCGCCTACAAGCCGCAGGTCCGCACCAGTGCCACCGAGCAGACCGAGCAGGCGGGCGCCGCGCTCGCGCCCAGTCCCAGCGCGACCCCGGAGCTGCTGCCCAGCACCGCCGGGTCCGCGCCCGCCGAGCAGCCGCAGGCGCAGCAGCCGCCCACCCGGGAGCCGGAGGACGAGGGCGGAGCCGGTGGCGAAGCGGCGCCGGCTCCCGAGAAGCGCGAGCAGCCCGAGAAGGAGACGTCGGGCGGGGGCGGCGGCGACGAGAAGCCGGACGTCGAGGCGCCGGAGCCCGTCGCCCCGGGCACGACCATCTACGGCCACGCCTCGAACCGCTGCATCGAGGTGGCGGGCCACAAGTGGCGGGACGGTGCGCCGCTGCAGATCGCGGACTGCACTGGAAAGAACTGGCAGAAGTGGGACTTCCGGCCCGACGGCACGATCCGCTCGCTGGGCCTGTGCATGGACGCGACCTGGGGCGGCACGGCCAACGGCACGGTGGTCCAGGTGGCGGTGTGCAGCGGCAACCCGGCACAGCAGTTCATCCTGGCCGGCCCCCGAGACCTGGTCAACGTGCAGGCCAACAAGTGCGTGGACGTCGTCGACGAGAAGACGGGCAACGGCGCCAGGCTCCAGCTCTGGGAGTGCAGCGGCCGCGACAACCAGAAGTGGAGCACGCGCTGACGGACCCGGGGAGGGCGGCGGGTCAGCGCTCCGCCGCGGAGACCAGGGACGCCCACTCGACGGTGCGGTCGCACCAGCGGTCCAGGAGGACCCGGTCGTGGCCGACGGCCAGCAGGCCCGCGCCGGTGGCGGCCCGGTAGTCCTCCACGACCCGCACCAGGGCGGCCGTGGTCGAGGCGTCGAGCATCGCCGTCATCTCGTCGCACACCAGCCAGCGGGGGCGCAGCACCAGGGCGCGGGCCAGGCAGGCGCGCTGCAACTGGCCGTCGCTGACCTCGTGCGGGCGCCGGGTCAGCAGGTCGGCGGTCAGGCCCACGGTCGCGGACAGTTCCGCGACACGGTCGGCGGCGCCCTCCCGGCGGCCGGTGGCGCGCAGCGGCTCGGCGATCAGGTCGGCCAGCCGCAGCCGGGGGTCCGCGGAGAGCCGGGCCTGCTGGAAGACGACGCCGAAGGCGGTGCGCTGTTCCCGTGGTGCGCGGTGCCGCCAGTGCCGTACGGGGGTGCCGTCGAGGTGCAGCGCTCCGGCGTCGGGCTGGTGCAGCAGGGCCGCGACGCGGGCGAGGGTGGACTTGCCGCAGCCGCTGGGGCCGAGCAGGCCGACCGCCTCCCCCGGCGCGACGGACAGGGAGACGTCCCGGAACACCGGAGCGTTCCTGGCGTATCCGGCGGTGACGGTGCGCAGTTCAAGCACGGTCGGCGGCCTCCGTGAGCGCGGCGTGCGGGTGGTGGCAGGCCACCGCGTGGCGCAGCGGGGGCAGGTCGGCACAGGCGTCGGTGGCCCGGTCGCAGCGGGCGGCGAAGGCGCAGCCGCCCGGCAGGGCGCCGAGTTCGGGCGGCAGGCCGGGGACGGGGGTGAAGGCACGGTCGGGCAGCGCGTCGAGCAGGCCGCGGCTGTAGGGGTGGCGTGGGCCGGGAGCGCCGAAGAAGGCGTCGGCGTCGGCGAGTTCGACGATCCGCCCGGCGTACATCACGGCGATGCGGTCGGCGATGCGTGCGGCGGCGGCCAGGTCGTGGGTGATCATCAGCAGGGCGCGACTCCCGGCGTCGCCCCGGGCGCCCTTGCCCTCGGCGTTGTCGACATGTCGCCGCAGTTCGTCGACGGTGCGGTCCACCAGGTCCCGGTCGAGGCCGGTGGTCGGTTCGTCGGCGAGCAGCAGCGGGGCGTCACCGACCAGGGCGAGGGCGGTGGCGGCGCGCTGGGCGAGGCCGCCGGAGAGTTCGTGCGGGTGGTGGTCGAGGTGGTCCGCGGGGAACGCGGCGCGCTCGGCGGCGGCCTCCGCGGCCTCGCGCAGGACCTTGCGTCCGCCGCGGACGCCGGTGAGTTCCGCGACCGTCTCCTCCAGCTGCGAGCGGACGGTGCGGACCGGGGTGAGGTGGGCGGCGGGGCTCTGCGGGACCAGGCCGATCAGCCGTCCCCGCACCGTGCGGGCGAGGGTCCGCTCGTCGGCGGCGAGCAGGTCCAGGTCGCCGAGGAGCGCGCGGCCCGCTGTCTGGGCGTTGCCGGGCAGCAGGCCGAGCAGGGCGGAGGCGAGGACGGACTTGCCGCAGCCGCTCTCGCCGATCAGGGCCAGGCACTCGCCGGGCGCCACGTCGAAGTGGGCGTCGGTGACGGCGGCGACCCGGCGCCCGCCCGGCATCAGGAACCGCACCGACAGTCCGCGCACCGACAGCACGGGGGCTCGCCCGGTCACAGCATCAGCTCCGATCGGCGGCGCGGGTTGATCCGCTCCCGCCAGGCGCCCGCGAGCCCGGCGACGGCGAGGGTGGGCACGATGATGAACAGGCCGGGGAAGAGGGTGGGCCACCACTGCCCGGCCAGCAGGGAACCCCGCGCCTCCTGGATCAGGTTGCCGAGGCTCGCGGTGTGGGTGGGCAGTCCGAGGCCCAGGAAGGACAGTGCCGACTCGTGCCACATGGCGTGCGGCACCATCAGTACGGCGGCCAGCGCGGCCTGGGGCAGCACGCCCGGCAGCAGGTGGCGTACGGCCACCCGCCACCGGGAGGCGCCGCCGGAGACGGCCGCGTCGATGTGGGGACGGGCACGCAGGGACAGCACCTCGGCGCGGACGATGCGCGCGGTGGACAGCCAGTGGGTGAGCGCGACGGAGGCCACCACCGGCCAGACGCCCGGCCGGAACATCGCGACGATGAAGATGCCCATCAGCAGGTGGGGCACGGAGGACAGGGCGTCCACGACCCGCATGACGCCCCGGTCGACCCAGCCGCCCAGCGCACCGGCGGTGGCGCCCACGGCGGTGCCGACGACCGTTGCGGTCAGCGCGGCGGCCACCCCGACGAGCAGGGAGACGCGCAGGCCGTACACGCAGCGCAGCAGCAGGTCGCGGCCGACGTCGTCGGTGCCGAAGGGGTGCGCCCAGCCGGGAGCCTGGAGCTTGGCGGCCAGGTCCACCGCCTGCTGGTCGAGCCGCACCAGCGGCGGCACGAGCAGCACCGCGAGCACGGTCACGGTCAGCAGCACGGCGGAGGTGCGCAGGCGCAGGGCGCGGTGGGAGCGGCGGTCGTCACCGCGGGAGCGCCAGGCGGGGGCGGCGCCCCGCGGCTTCCCGGCCGTGATCTCAGCCACGGACACCACCCCGCACGCACGCCGCACCCGACGGGACATCACATCTCACTGAGCTTCACCCTCGGGTCGAAGAGTCCGTAGAGCAGGTCGGCCAGCAGGTTGCCGGCGAGTACGGCGACGGTGGCGAGAACGGTCAGGGCGGCGAGTAGCGGGAAGTCGACGGCGGTGGCGGCCTCGACGGTGGCCGCGGCGATGCCCGGCCAGCTGAAGACGCTCTCCACCAGCAGGGCGCCGGTGATGAGTTCGGGAACGCGGGAGCCGATCAGGGTGAGTACGGGCAGCAGCCCCGAGCGCAGCGCGTGTCCGACCAGGACGGTGCCCTCCCCCAGTCCGCGGGCCCGGGCGCCGCGCACCGGGTCCTCCGCCAGTGCGTCGCCGACGCCCTGGCGCACGTAGAGGGTGAACCAGGGCAGTTGGGAGACGGCGAGCACACCGGCGGGCAGCACGATGTGGCCCGCGACCTGTCCCGGGGTGACCTGTTGGCTGGCGGTGTCGGTCAGACCGCCGGCGGGCAGCACGTCCCACTGGAGGGCGAACAGCCAGACGGCGAGCAGCGCGATCCAGAAGACCGGCGCCGCCTCCAGGGTGTACGCGAGGGAGGTGACCGCCCGGTCGAGCACCGAGCCCGGCCGGCGGGCGGCCAGCACGCCGAGGAGCACGCCGAGGCCGACGGCGACGGCGAAGGCGACGGCGCACAACAGCGCGGACCAGACGAGCCGTTCACCGATGACCTGCGTCACCGGCTGCCGCAGCACGCTGGAGTGGCCGAGGTCGCCGGTGAGTGCGGAGGTCAGCCAGTGCCACCAGCGGGCGACGAAGGACTCGTCCACCCCGAGGTTGTCGCGCAGCCGGTCCAGGGTCTCCTGGTCGGCGCCGAGCGCGGCGGTGCCGGCGTACGCCCTGACGGGGTCGAAGGGTGAGGCGGCGGCGAGCGCGAACGCGCCGAAGGTGACGACGAGGACCACGGGCACGGCGAACAGCGCCCGCCGGCCCGCCAGCCGTGCCATCGCGCCCCAGGGCGGCCGTCGGGCCGATCGGCTCACTTCTTCGGCCGCCAGTCCTCGATGTTCCACCAGGGCCCGCTGGCGAAGCCGTGCTCGTGCGGCTCCAGTTGGGTGGTCAGCCCGTCCCAGCGGTCGGCGAGGACGTAGAGGTGGTCGATGTGGGTGAGGAAGGTGTATCCCGGGTCCGCCACGAGCGCCTTCTGGATCTCCCGGTAGGCGGCGGCACGCACCTTCGGGTCCTGGCTGCGGCGCCCGGCGTCGAGCGCCTCGTCCACGGCCGGGTTGGCGTAGTGGGCCATGTTGTTGAAGCCGTCACCGGCGAGGGTGGAGTGCAGCAGGGTGTAGAGGCCGAAGTCGGGGTCGCCGACGCTGCCCAGGCCCGCGAGGACGGCGTCGGTCTTCATCCGCGGCTCGATGACCTCCCAGGTGGCGCCCTCGACCTTCACCTCGATGCCGGCCTTCTTGGCGTCGGAGGCGTAGGCGAGCACGTGGTCCTGGCGGACCTTGTCGCCGGAGGGGTAGTAGAGGGTGAAGGAGGCGCGCTGTCCGTCCCTGGCGCGGATGCCGCCGGAGCCGGGCTTCCACCCGGCCTCGTCCAGGATGCGCCCGGCCGCGGCGAGGTCGCGCGGGCGCTCGATGCCGCGCTCGTACCAGGGGTCGTCGACGGGCAGCGGCCCGTACGCCGGCCGGCCCGCGCCGTCGAGGATCTTGTCGACCATGGCCTGCCGGTCCACGGCGGCGTCCAGGGCCCTGCGGATCGCGCGGTCGCCGGTGACCTGGCCTGCGCTGGGCAGGGTGACCGCACGGAAGTCGTAGGACCTGGCCCGGTAGGTGCGCCTGCCGTCGTCCTTCTCGAAGGTGGCGGCGAGGTTGGGCGGCAGGACGGCGCCGTCGAGGTCGCCGGAGCGCAACCGGGTGGCGCGTACGTTGTCGTCGGCGATGACGGCCATGGTGAACGACTTCACCGCGGGCTTGTCGCCCCAGTAGTGCGGGTTGGCCCTGAAGCCGAGCTTCTCGCCCTTGCTCCAGTCGGTGAGCACGTACGGTCCGGTGCCGACCGGCTCGGTGTTGAAGTCGCCGGTGTTGGGGTCCTGCTTCCCGGCGACGTGCTCGGGGACGATGGGCAGGACGGTGCGGGCGGCGAAGGGCGCGTAAGGGTACTTGAGGGTGAAGACGACGGTGCCGTCCCCGCTCGCGCGGACGTTCTCGACGGCGTCGAGTTCGCTGCGGGCGGTGTTGTTGGTCTTCTCGTCGAGGACGGTGCGGTACGTGTAGACGACGTCCCCCGCCGTCAGCGGTTCGCCGTCGCTGAACTTCACGCCCTCGCGCAGGGTGAACGTGTACGTGCGGCCGTCGTCGGTGACCTTCGGCAGCGCGGCGGCGAGGGCGGGCTTCAGCTCCAGGTCGGTGTCGCGGGCGAGCAGCCCGTCGAAGATCTTGGAGTTTCCGTCCTTGCCGTAGCCGAGCAGCGGGCTGAGGGTGTCCGGTTCCGAGGCCACGCCGATGACGACGGATTCGGCCGCCTCGGTGCCGCCGTCCCCTCCGCCGCCCGTGGGCGCGGAGCAGGCGGTCGCACCGGCGGCGAACGCCACCGCGGCGGCGGCACTCCGTATCGGAAGGCTCCGGTCGGTCCGACGGGTCCAACGGGTCCGACGGGCTGTCATGTCTCCCCCACGCTTGTTGTCGATGCGCAGCTATTGCACATCACTCGCAATAAAGCGTCAAGCCAGGTGGGGAGGGTGCCGGCGCAGCGGGTCGGCCGTTACCGGACGGGGCGCCTGCGGTGCTCAGCCCAGCCGCGCCGCGAACGCCTCGTACGCCCGGGCGTCGAAGAGGACGAAGCGGACCTCGGTCACCGAGGTCCCGCTGGTCGCCACCGTCTCGACGGCGATGCGGGCCGCGTCGTCCATCGGCCAGCGGTAGACGCCGGTGGAGATGGCGGGGAAGGCAACCGTGCGGGCGCCCAACTCGTCGGCGGTGCGCAGGGATTCGCGGTAGCAGGAGGCGAGGAGGCCGGAGCGGTCCTCGGTGGCCGACCAGACCGGGCCGACCGTGTGGATCACCCAGCGCGCGTCCAGGTCGCCCGCGGTGGTGGCAACCGCACGGCCGGTGGGCAGGCCCTTGCCGAGGTGACCCGCGCGGAGCCTGCGGCACTCCGCCAGGATCGCGGGGCCGCCGCGCCGGTGGATGGCGCCGTCGACACCGCCTCCGCCGAGGAGCGAGGAGTTGGCGGCGTTGACGATCGCGTCGGCGCTCTGGCGGGTGATGTCGCCCTGGACGAGGGTGATGCCGGTCATGTCTGCCTCAGCCTGCGCCAGACGGCCTTCGCCGCGTTGTGGCCCGACATGCCGTGGACGCCGGGGCCGGGCGGGGTGGCCGACGAGCAGATGAACACGGCCGGGTGCGGGGTCGAGTACGGGAACAGGGAGATCTTGGGGCGCAGCAGCAGTTGGAGGCCGGAGACCGCGCCGGAGGAGATGTCGCCGCCGACGTAGTTGGCGTTGCGGGCGGCGAGTTCGGCCGGTCCGGCGGTGGCGCGGGCGAGGACGCGGTCGCGGAAGCCGGGGGCGAAGCGCTCCAGTTGGCGTTCCATGGCGTCGGTGAGGTCGCCGTTCCAGCCGTTGGGGACGTGGCCGTAGGCCCAGAAGACGTGCTTGCCGGCCGGGGCGCGGGTGGGGTCGGCGACGCTGGGCTGCACGGTGATCAGGAACGGCCGCTCGGGTGCGCGGTCCGTGCCGGAGGCGGCGTGCAGGGCCGCGCCGATCTCCGTGCTGTCGGCGCCGATCTGCACGGTGCCCGCGCTGCGCGGCTCCTCGGCCGTCCACGGGACGGGCCCGTCCAGCGCGTAGTCGATCTTGAAGACGCTGGGGCCGTAGCGGTAGTTCGCGTAGTGGCTGCCGAGGCCGGCGATGCGGGCCAGGGCGGTGGGCGAGGTGTCGAAGACGTACGCGCGCGCGGGCGGCAGGTCGTCGAGGCGTTTGACCTCGTAGTCGGTGTGGACGGCGCCGCCGAGGTCCTTGAGGTACGCGGTGAGGGCGTCGGAGATGGACTGGGAGCCGCCGCGGGCCACGGGCCAGCCGCGGGCGTGCGCGGCCAGGGCGAAGACCAGGCCTATGGCGCCGGTGGCGAAGCCGCCGAGCGGGGCCATGACGTGCGCGACGAGCCCGGCGAAGAGGGTCTTGGCCTTCTCGTCGCGGAAGCGGCGCATCAGCCAGGTCGACGGGGGCAGACCGACAAGACCGAACCGGGCCAGCGTGACCGGGTCGCGGGGCAGCGCCGTCAGCGGCAGGGACATGAAGTCCCGGGCCAGCGTGTCCCACCTGGGCAGGAAGCGCTCGACCAGCCTGCGGTACGGGCCGGCGTCGCGCGCTCCGAAGGAGGCGGCGGTCTCGCCGACCGAGCGGGACAGCACGGCGGCCGAGCCGTCGGGGAACGGGTGCGCCATGGGCAGCCCGGGATGCAGCCACTCCAGGCCGTACCGCTCCAGGGGGAGGCCTCGGAAGGCGGGCGAGTTGATACCGAGCGGGTGCGCGGCCGAGCACGGGTCGTGCCGGAAGCCGGGCAGGGTCAGCTCCTCCGTGCGCGCTCCGCCGCCCACGGTGCCCTGCGCCTCGAACACGGCGACCGAGAAGCCGCGGCGGGCCAGCTCCACGGCGGCGGTCAGTCCGTTCGGTCCCGCACCCACTACGACCGCATCGAGCATCGACGGCACCTTCGGACCCCTTCGTCAGCCGATGGCCACTGGGGATCAGGATATGCCCGGGGTCCGACGGCGCACGGTCTCGGGTGGGCGGGACCGCGCGCCGGGGTTCAGGCCGCCGCCGCGGCGCGGAACGTGCTGGGGCTCTGGCCCCGGTGGCGTTTGAAGGCGGCGCTGAAGCCGAAGGCGTCGGCATAGCCGACGGCCCTGGCGATCCGGGCGATGCTCAGGTCGGTGTCGATCAGCAGTGCCTCGGCGTCGGCCATCCGGCATTCGGTGAGGTAGGCGAGCGGCGGGCGGCCCATCAGCTCGGTGAAGCGTTTGGCGAACAGCGCCCGGGAGACGCCTGCCCGTCCCGCGAGCGAGGCCACCGTCCAGGGCTGGGCGGGCCGGCCGTGGAAGGCGTGCAGGGCGGGGCCGAGGACCGGATCGGCCAGGCCGCGGTACCAGCTGGGCGCGTCGGCGCCGGCCTGGTCGAACCAGTTGCGCAGCGTGCAGACCAGGGCCCAGTCGAGGAGCCGGTCCATCAGAGCCTGGGAACCGGCCGAGAGCCGGGCGGCGTCGGCCGCGGCCGTCTCCAGCCAGGCACAGACCTCGACGTCCTCGTTGACCACCAGGACGGACGGCAGGGTGCGCAGGAGGCGTTCGTGGCGGTGGCCCGAGGCGCGGTAGGCGCCCACGATCAGCGCCGTCGCCCCGTCCGGATCGGTGCCCCAGCGGATGCCGCCGAGGTCCTGCGCGGTGCACTCGGGGTCCGCGGTGAAGCACGCGATCTCGTACTCGGTGTGCGGGCGGTCGACCGTGGCGGGCAGGTCGGCGAGGAGGAACGGCGCGGGACCGCGCACGAGGGCGGTGTCGCCCACGCCGACCGCCCGTGGGGTGCCGTCGGGCAGCAGCAGGGTGCCGCCGCCGCGCAGCACGCTGACCATGGTGAGCGGCGCCCCGTCGGTGAAGCGGATGGTCCAGGGCGCCGTCAGGACGGCGTGGCTGACGACCGAGCCCTCGGCCCGGATGCCGCTCAGCAGTGAACTCAGGGGATCCACGCCGGTCATCGTAGACGATCTCCTATGTCTCGGAGGGTTTCTCCCATGGATCATCCATGCGGCCGCGACTGTACTGGACGCGTCGCACTGACCGAGACCAGCCGGGAGACCCCGTGACGCACCGCAGCAGCAGCAACGACAGGACCGCCCTCGTGGTCGTCGCGCACCACCGCGCCGACTCCCTCACCGCGCACACCGCCCGCCGTACCGCCGACCGGCTCGAGGCCGCCGGATACCGCGTCGACCTGCTCGACCTGCACGCCGAGGGTTTCGACCCGCGGATGACCACGGCGGACCAGCCGGACTGGGGGGACCGGGAGAAGGCGTACTCGGACGAGGCGCGGGCGCACATGCGGCGGGTGCTCGACGCCGACGTGGTCGTCGCCGTCTTCCCGGTGTACTGGCAGAGCGTGCCCGCTCTCCTCAAGGGATGGATCGACCGCGTGTGGAACTACGGCTTCGCCTACGGCCGCAGCAAGCCGCGCCTGGCGGGCAAGCGCATGCTCTGGCTGGGCCTGGCCGGTGCCACCGCCGACGATCCGATCACCGAGGCGATGCACGCCCTCCTGGAGACCAGCCTCAGCGAGGGCATCGCCTCCTACTGCGGCTTCTCCCACTCGGCCGTCGGTCTGCTCACCGACGCCGAGGAGCGCCCGCAGCGCGTCGACGCCGAGGGCGGTCTGCTGGTCGGCGACGCGGTCGCGGGCGCCGAACGGGAGGCGCAGTACGCCGACTTCGACCGTCGTGCGCGGGAGGCGGTGGAGAAGTTCCTCGCCGCGGAGGGGGTGGCGGCCTGACGGCGGGAGAACCGCGCGGCGCGACGGGCGCGACCGGCGCGGGCGGCGCGGGCGTCACAGGTCGAGCTGGTACTCCAGGGCCCGGTGCGTGGGGGCGTAGCCGAGCGCGTCGTTGATGCGGCGCATGTGCGTGTTGCTGTCGGCCGTGTCGGTGACCAGACCGGCGAGATCGGGGTGCTGGGCGCGGGCGAGGCGGATCGACTCGGCCTTCATCCAGCGGCCGAGACCGTGGCCGCGGTGCTCGGGCAGCACACCGGTGCCGTAGTGCAGCCCGTCGCCCTTGCCGTCGCCGGGCACGACGAACTCCGAGAAGCCGGCGACCGAGCCGTCCGACTCGTCGACGACGGCCACCGTGGTGAGCTGCTCCCCGCGGTCGGCGACGGCCCGGGCGGCCGCCAGGACCCGCTCGACGTCCCAGACCACGACGCCGTAGTCGGTGTCGTCCATCGGCATGTCGTCCATCGCGCGGCGCGAGTCGGCGAAGGTCCCGGCCAGGTCGTCCGGGACGGTGCCGCGCCAGGACACCAACCGGTAGCCGGGGTGCGGCCGCTCGACGATCGCGTCGGTCTCCCCGGCCCGGCCGCCGCCCGTGCCGCCCAGGTCGAGCCGGGCGTACGTCAGGGCCAGCACCTTGCGGAAGCCGCTCGCGGCGAGGAAGTGGTCGCCGGGCGTGTCCGCGTCGGCCTGCGCGACGACCGACCGTCGGCCGGCCTCCCGTGCGGCGGCGACCGCCGCGTCGAGGAGCCGCGACCCGACGCCTCTGCGCCGCTCCGCCGCGTGCACGTTCAGCGTCAGCTCCGCCAGGTGGTCCTGCCCTTCCCGGGTGAACACCCGAAGGAACGCGTACCCGAGCGGACCGCCGCCGTCCCCGCAGGCCAGCCAGGCCAGGCGCTGGGCGGACGGGGTGCGGGCGGGATCGGTGAGAGCGGTGACGTGCAGGGACAAGGTGACTCCGGTCGGTCGGCGACGGCTGCTCCGACCGACAGTCGACCATGCGAAGGGCCGCCGGGGCACCGGATTTCCCGGGCGGCGGCCGACGCCCCCTGGGGCTCAGGCCTCGCCCGACAGCAGGGCCACCACCTGCCGGGCCGTGGCCGCGTCGCGGGCGGCGGTGAACGGCAGTTCGTTGCCCCCCGTGATGCGGAAGGGCTCGCCCGTGCGGGTCAGGTGGGTGCCGCCCGCCTCCTCGACCAGGAGAAGACCGGCCGCGTGGTCCCACGCCGCTTCCCAGGAGAAGGCGGTGGCGTCGGACTCGCCGCGGGCGACGGCCAGGTACTCCAGGCCTGCCGAGCCGCAGGGGCGGGGGGCCACGCCCGGGGTGCGCAGGGCGAGCAGGTCGCGCTTCTGCTCGTCCGTCGTGTAGTCCGGGTGGGAGGTGGCCACCCGCAGGTCCCGGCCGGGCTCGGGCGGCCCCGCGTACAGCCGCTCGCCGTCCAGGAAGGCGCCCCCTCCGCGTGCGGCCGTGGCGAGCCGGTCACCGGCCGGGGCGTAGGTCCAGGAGGCGTGCACGACGCCGCGGTGGGCGAGCGCCACCAGCGTGCAGAAGCCCTCCTCGCCGCGCACGAACTGCCGGGTCCCGTCGACCGGGTCGACGATCCACACCGGGGCCTCGCCGCGTATCGCCCCGTACGAAGCCGGGTTCGCGTGCACCGCCTCCTCGCCGACCACCACCGAGCCGGGCAGCAGGTGGGGCAGGACCTCCGTGAGATACAGCTCCGCCTTGCGGTCGGCGTCCGTCACCAGGTCGTGCGGGCCCGCCTTCTGGTCGACCTCGTGTGCCGCGAGCCGGCGCCAGCGCGGCATGATCTCCTGCGCGGCCGCCTTGCGGACGGCCTCCTCCACGTCACCGGTGTGCCGGGCGAGAAACTCGTCGATGGTTTCGTTGTCCTCGATCATGACTCCATGAGAGCACGCGCCACTGACAATCCCCGCCCGGGTGGTGTACTCCGGGTGGAATCGGTACGAACATCAGGTGTACGCGCGTGCCTGCCGGTCAGCGGCCCACCGCGTACCCCTGCATGCCGCGCGGGTTCGCCGCCGCCGACAGCACGCCCGTCTCCGGGTCCCGGGCGACGGCGCACAGCCGGCCCTCCGACCACGCCTCCCCCACCGTCACGTCGTGCCCGCGGCGCCGCAGCTCCTCGACGACCTCCGGCGGCATGCGGGACTCCACGGTGACCGAGCCCGCCCGCATGCCGCGCGGGAAGAAGGAACCGGGGAAGCTGTCGTTGTGCCAGTTCGGGGCGTCGATCGCGCCCTGGAGGTCGAGTCCGCCCCGCACCCGCGCGCGCAGCGCGACCGCCAGGAAGAAGTGTGCCTGCCACTGGTCCTGCTGGTCGCCGCCGGGGGTGCCGAAGGCCATGACCGGCACTCCGTCGCGCAGGGCGATGGAGGGCGTGAGCGTGGTGCGCGGGCGACGGCCCGGTGTGAGCGAGTTGGGCAGGCCCTCCTCCAGCCAGGTCATCTGGAGCCGGGTGCCGAGCGGGAAGCCCAGTTCGGGCACGACGGGGTTGGACTGGAGCCAGCCGCCGCTGGGCGTGGCCGAGACCATGTTGCCCCAGCGGTCCACGATGTCGAGGTGGCAGGTGTCGCCGCGGGTGCCCCCGTCGGCCGCGACGTCCGGCTCCCCCGGCACCGGGGACGCCGGGCCCTTGGCGACCGTCGGTTCACCGACCCCGAGGGCGTCGAGGCCCTCCCCCTCCACGGCGGCGACGAGCGCGTGGGCGGCGAGCCGCGGGACGCGCCCGCCCGGGGCGCCGGGGCGCAGTTCGAAGGAGGCCTTGTCGCCGACGAGCCGCCGCCGCTCCGCGTTGTACTCCGGCGACAGCAGCTCCTCGAGCGGTACGCGGTCCGCGCCGTCGGCGTCTCCGTACCAGGCCTCCCGGTCGGCCATGGCGAGCTTGCAGCCCTCGACCAGCAGGTGGACGTAGTCGGCGGAGGCGTAGGCGGGCAGTTCGGGCGGGAGCAGCGCCAACTGCTGGAGCAGGACTGGTCCCTGGCTCCACGGTCCGGCCTTGCACAGGGTCCAGCCGTTCCAGTCGTACGTCGCCGGGGCCTCGTAGTGCGCCGACCACCCGGCGAGGTCGGCGGCGGTGAGGGTGCCCGTGTGGCGTTCGCCGCTGGTGTCCAGGGTGGGCCGCCCGGCCTGCCGTACGAGGGCCTCGGCGACGAACCCCGAGCGCCAGATCTCCCGCGCGGCGTCGATCTCCGCCTCCCTGTT includes:
- a CDS encoding AraC family transcriptional regulator encodes the protein MDPLSSLLSGIRAEGSVVSHAVLTAPWTIRFTDGAPLTMVSVLRGGGTLLLPDGTPRAVGVGDTALVRGPAPFLLADLPATVDRPHTEYEIACFTADPECTAQDLGGIRWGTDPDGATALIVGAYRASGHRHERLLRTLPSVLVVNEDVEVCAWLETAAADAARLSAGSQALMDRLLDWALVCTLRNWFDQAGADAPSWYRGLADPVLGPALHAFHGRPAQPWTVASLAGRAGVSRALFAKRFTELMGRPPLAYLTECRMADAEALLIDTDLSIARIARAVGYADAFGFSAAFKRHRGQSPSTFRAAAAA
- a CDS encoding inositol monophosphatase family protein, whose translation is MIEDNETIDEFLARHTGDVEEAVRKAAAQEIMPRWRRLAAHEVDQKAGPHDLVTDADRKAELYLTEVLPHLLPGSVVVGEEAVHANPASYGAIRGEAPVWIVDPVDGTRQFVRGEEGFCTLVALAHRGVVHASWTYAPAGDRLATAARGGGAFLDGERLYAGPPEPGRDLRVATSHPDYTTDEQKRDLLALRTPGVAPRPCGSAGLEYLAVARGESDATAFSWEAAWDHAAGLLLVEEAGGTHLTRTGEPFRITGGNELPFTAARDAATARQVVALLSGEA
- a CDS encoding GNAT family N-acetyltransferase; the encoded protein is MSLHVTALTDPARTPSAQRLAWLACGDGGGPLGYAFLRVFTREGQDHLAELTLNVHAAERRRGVGSRLLDAAVAAAREAGRRSVVAQADADTPGDHFLAASGFRKVLALTYARLDLGGTGGGRAGETDAIVERPHPGYRLVSWRGTVPDDLAGTFADSRRAMDDMPMDDTDYGVVVWDVERVLAAARAVADRGEQLTTVAVVDESDGSVAGFSEFVVPGDGKGDGLHYGTGVLPEHRGHGLGRWMKAESIRLARAQHPDLAGLVTDTADSNTHMRRINDALGYAPTHRALEYQLDL
- a CDS encoding NAD(P)H oxidoreductase, with the translated sequence MTHRSSSNDRTALVVVAHHRADSLTAHTARRTADRLEAAGYRVDLLDLHAEGFDPRMTTADQPDWGDREKAYSDEARAHMRRVLDADVVVAVFPVYWQSVPALLKGWIDRVWNYGFAYGRSKPRLAGKRMLWLGLAGATADDPITEAMHALLETSLSEGIASYCGFSHSAVGLLTDAEERPQRVDAEGGLLVGDAVAGAEREAQYADFDRRAREAVEKFLAAEGVAA
- a CDS encoding gamma-glutamyltransferase family protein, with product MQFTTRPTLSGTFGMVSSTHWLASQSAMAVLEDGGNAYDAAVAGAFVLHVVEPHLNGPAGEVPILLAPAGGGVRVLCGQGVAPAGATVAHYKGLGLDLVPGTGPLAAAVPGAFDAWLLLLRDHGTKSLADVLKYAVGYAEHGHAPVERVAETVETVRELFETEWTSSAEVYLPDGRPPRPGELLRNPALAATWKRLLAEATGAADRNGVRKGNREAEIDAAREIWRSGFVAEALVRQAGRPTLDTSGERHTGTLTAADLAGWSAHYEAPATYDWNGWTLCKAGPWSQGPVLLQQLALLPPELPAYASADYVHLLVEGCKLAMADREAWYGDADGADRVPLEELLSPEYNAERRRLVGDKASFELRPGAPGGRVPRLAAHALVAAVEGEGLDALGVGEPTVAKGPASPVPGEPDVAADGGTRGDTCHLDIVDRWGNMVSATPSGGWLQSNPVVPELGFPLGTRLQMTWLEEGLPNSLTPGRRPRTTLTPSIALRDGVPVMAFGTPGGDQQDQWQAHFFLAVALRARVRGGLDLQGAIDAPNWHNDSFPGSFFPRGMRAGSVTVESRMPPEVVEELRRRGHDVTVGEAWSEGRLCAVARDPETGVLSAAANPRGMQGYAVGR
- a CDS encoding phytoene desaturase family protein, whose translation is MLDAVVVGAGPNGLTAAVELARRGFSVAVFEAQGTVGGGARTEELTLPGFRHDPCSAAHPLGINSPAFRGLPLERYGLEWLHPGLPMAHPFPDGSAAVLSRSVGETAASFGARDAGPYRRLVERFLPRWDTLARDFMSLPLTALPRDPVTLARFGLVGLPPSTWLMRRFRDEKAKTLFAGLVAHVMAPLGGFATGAIGLVFALAAHARGWPVARGGSQSISDALTAYLKDLGGAVHTDYEVKRLDDLPPARAYVFDTSPTALARIAGLGSHYANYRYGPSVFKIDYALDGPVPWTAEEPRSAGTVQIGADSTEIGAALHAASGTDRAPERPFLITVQPSVADPTRAPAGKHVFWAYGHVPNGWNGDLTDAMERQLERFAPGFRDRVLARATAGPAELAARNANYVGGDISSGAVSGLQLLLRPKISLFPYSTPHPAVFICSSATPPGPGVHGMSGHNAAKAVWRRLRQT